A single region of the Ziziphus jujuba cultivar Dongzao chromosome 10, ASM3175591v1 genome encodes:
- the LOC107411725 gene encoding chloroplast stem-loop binding protein of 41 kDa b, chloroplastic, whose protein sequence is MARLVVVQQQHKHPSFSLLPSSLSDFNGIRLKTQLQYKKKVYQPKGALHVTASSKKKILIMGGTRFIGVFLSRLLVKDGHQVTLFTRGKAPIAKQLPGESDKDYTDFSSKILHLKGDRKDFDFVKSSLSAEGFDVVYDINGREAVEVEPILDALPKLEQFIYCSSAGVYLKSDLLPHFETDAVDPKSRHKGKLETESLLKSRDVNWTSIRPVYIYGPLNYNPVEEWFFHRLKAGRPIPIPNSGIQITQLGHVKDLAKVFADVLGNEKASKQVFNISGEKYVTFDGLARACAKAGGFPEPEIIHYNPKEFDFGKKKAFPFRDQHFFASVEKAKSVLGWKPEFDLVEGLADSYNLDFGRGTYRKEADFETDDIILGKSLVLQS, encoded by the exons atGGCAAGGTTGGTGGTGGTGCAGCAACAGCACAAACAtccttctttctctcttctaCCTTCTTCTCTATCTGACTTCAATGGCATTAGGCTCAAAACTCAACTCcag taTAAGAAGAAAGTCTATCAGCCCAAAGGAGCTTTACATGTTACAGCAtcaagtaaaaagaaaattcttatAATGGGTGGCACCAGGTTCATTGGTGTGTTTTTGTCGAGACTCCTTGTCAAAGATGGTCATCAG GTAACTTTGTTCACTAGAGGAAAAGCACCCATCGCTAAGCAATTACCAGGTGAATCCGACAAGGATTACACTGATTTTTCTTCCAAG ATATTACACTTGAAAGGGGACAGAAAGGACTTTGATTTTGTGAAATCTAGCCTCTCTGCTGAAGGCTTTGATGTGGTTTACGATATAAATG GAAGAGAGGCAGTTGAAGTTGAACCTATATTGGATGCACTACCGAAGCTAGAACA GTTCATATATTGCTCTTCAGCTGGTGTCTATCTGAAATCTGATCTATTGCCTCACTTTGAG ACCGATGCTGTTGATCCAAAGAGCAGGCATAAGGGAAAGCTTGAGACAGAGAGCTTGCTGAAATCAAGGGATGTTAATTGGACTTCTATTAGGCCAGTTTACATCTATGGACCCTTGAATTACAACCCTGTTGAAGAGTGGTTCTTCCACCGGTTGAAAGCTGGTCGCCCAATTCCGATACCCAACTCAGGAATACAAATAACTCAACTTGGTCATGTTAAG GACTTGGCAAAGGTTTTCGCTGACGTTCTTGGTAATGAAAAGGCCAGCAAGCAAGTATTCAACATCTCTGGAGAAAAATACGTCACCTTTGATGGATTAGCAAGAGCTTGTGCAAAG gCTGGTGGCTTTCCTGAGCCTGAGATCATTCACTACAATCCCAAAGAGTTTGACTTTGGCAAGAAGAAGGCATTTCCATTCCGTGACCAG CATTTCTTCGCATCCGTTGAAAAGGCAAAGAGCGTGCTAGGATGGAAACCGGAATTTGACCTGGTGGAAGGTCTTGCAGATTCCTACAACCTAGATTTTGGTAGAGGAACatacaggaaagaagctgattTCGAAACCGATGACATAATTCTTGGCAAGAGTCTTGTTCTTCAAAGCTAA
- the LOC132799686 gene encoding uncharacterized mitochondrial protein AtMg00810-like, whose protein sequence is MENESKMLIVCLYVDDLIYTGNDSAMFDKFKKSIMVEFDMTDLGYMHYFLNIEMTQFADGIFISQKKYVQEILGRFQMKNCNSVSTPTEVGLKFIKNPEGRKVDSTLYKQIVGSLMYLIATRPDIMYTVSLISRYMECPMEMHLLAARRIFWYLKGTIDYGLFYKKGEEANLIDFTDSDYVGDVEDRKSMSGYVFKLRLGAISRSSKKQAIVTLSTTEVEFGPDKGGVIDLIYCKSEDQVADIMTKPLKLASFFKLRKLLGVSTLDGPV, encoded by the exons ATGGAAAATGAAAGTAAAATGCTCATAGTCTGCTTATATGTAGATGATCTTATATATACTGGAAATGATAGTGCCATGTTTGACAAATTTAAAAAGTCTATAATGGTTGAATTTGATATGACTGATCTTGGATATATGcattattttctcaatattGAAATGACACAATTTGCTGATGGAATTTTTATTTCCCAAAAGAAATATGTGCAAGAAATTTTAGGCAGGTTTCAAATGAAAAACTGTAATTCTGTCAGCACACCAACTGAAGTGGGTTTGAAGTTCATCAAAAATCCTGAAGGAAGGAAGGTTGATAGTACTCTTTACAAGCAAATTGTGGGAAGCTTGATGTATTTAATTGCAACAAGACCAGATATAATGTACACTGTTAGTCTTATTAGTAGGTACATGGAATGTCCAATGGAGATGCATCTTTTAGCTGCCAGAAGAATTTTTTGGTACTTGAAAGGTACTATTGACTATGGGTTGTTCTACAAGAAGGGAGAAGAGgcaaatttaattgattttacagATAGTGATTATGTTGGAGACGTAGAAGATAGGAAGAGTATGTCTGGCTATGTCTTTAAGTTGCGATTAGGAGCTATTTCACGGTcatcaaagaagcaagcaattGTTACTCTATCAACAACAGAAGTAGAATTT GGACCTGACAAGGGAGGAGTCATTGATCTTATTTACTGCAAGAGTGAAGACCAGGTTGCTGACATAATGACCAAGCCTCTCAAGTTAGCATCGTTTTTCAAGCTCAGAAAATTGCTTGGAGTCTCCACTTTAGATGGTCCGGTTTGA
- the LOC107411640 gene encoding galactinol synthase 2: MAPEIITTGAVTSAVTKTMSGPSRAYVTFLAGNGDYVKGVVGLAKGLRKVKSKYPLVVGMLPDVPEDHRKILVDQGCIVREIEPVYPPENQTQFAMAYYVINYSKLRIWEFVEYSKMIYLDGDIQVFDNIDHLFDYPDSYFYAVMDCFCEKTWSHTPQYKIGYCQQCPDKVQWPAELGPRPPLYFNAGMFVYEPSLPTYHDLLKTLKVTPPTPFAEQDFLNMFFRDKYKPIPPVYNLVLALLWRHPENIELDKVKVVHYCAAGSKPWRFTGKEDNMQREDIQFLVKKWWDIYDDVSLDYKNTVAAGGLEGQNGTNTEKWNLQQLLAALKDAGNLRKYVTAPSAA, translated from the exons ATGGCTCCTGAAATCATCACCACCGGTGCAGTGACCTCCGCTGTCACGAAGACCATGAGCGGACCAAGCCGGGCATATGTGACTTTCTTGGCCGGAAACGGAGACTACGTGAAAGGTGTGGTTGGGTTAGCCAAGGGGCTGAGAAAGGTGAAGAGCAAGTACCCACTTGTGGTGGGGATGTTGCCTGATGTACCGGAGGACCACCGGAAAATTCTGGTCGACCAAGGTTGTATAGTCAGGGAGATCGAGCCCGTCTACCCTCCGGAAAACCAGACCCAGTTCGCCATGGCTTACTACGTCATCAACTACTCCAAGCTTCGTATATGGGAG TTTGTGGAGTACAGCAAGATGATCTACTTGGACGGAGACATCCAAGTTTTCGACAACATAGACCATCTTTTCGACTACCCAGATTCATATTTCTACGCAGTAATGGATTGCTTCTGTGAGAAAACATGGAGTCACACCCCACAGTACAAGATCGGGTACTGCCAACAGTGTCCAGACAAAGTCCAATGGCCAGCGGAGTTGGGTCCAAGGCCACCGCTCTACTTCAACGCCGGGATGTTCGTGTACGAACCAAGCCTACCCACATACCACGACCTCCTCAAAACCCTGAAAGTCACACCCCCAACACCTTTTGCAGAGCAAGACTTCTTGAACATGTTCTTCAGGGACAAGTACAAGCCCATCCCACCTGTTTACAACCTTGTCTTGGCCTTGTTATGGCGTCACCCTGAGAATATTGAGCTCGACAAGGTCAAGGTGGTCCATTACTGTGCTGCTGGGTCTAAGCCATGGAGGTTTACTGGGAAAGAGGACAACATGCAGAGGGAGGACATACAGTTTCTTGTGAAGAAATGGTGGGATATTTACGACGACGTGTCGTTGGACTACAAGAACACTGTGGCTGCTGGTGGTTTGGAAGGTCAGAATGGGACTAACACGGAGAAGTGGAATCTGCAGCAGCTGTTGGCGGCGTTAAAGGACGCCGGCAATCTTCGAAAATATGTCACCGCTCCATCCGCcgcttag